A window of the Gossypium hirsutum isolate 1008001.06 chromosome A03, Gossypium_hirsutum_v2.1, whole genome shotgun sequence genome harbors these coding sequences:
- the LOC107887536 gene encoding protein MAINTENANCE OF MERISTEMS-like yields the protein MDLSYFFKKFTIQDGYRVLRLQCHFPKYDPDERIMPYLRLAGFRDVALIRRFDLRPNLLSALVERWCMETHTFIMPCGECTITLEDVATQLRLRVDGAVVTERSKVLEPSVVCHRLLGRSPSDGEQNFTCLTLTWLRANFKQLWSTATEQEVMYAARAYIIQLIGGVLMLNNTSNKVHLKYLPLSEDFSRAGSYSWGSAVLAALYHELCRATKHEVRNMAGCLGLLQSWALYRMPFLAAVRHQPYSWPLINR from the coding sequence atGGATTtatcgtatttttttaaaaaatttaccattcAGGATGGTTATCGGGTTTTGAGGTTGCAGTGTCATTTTCCCAAGTACGATCCGGACGAGCGGATCATGCCATACTTACGGTTGGCCGGATTTAGGGACGTCGCATTGATCCGGAGGTTTGACTTGAGGCCGAACTTACTATCCGCCTTGGTTGAGCGGTGGTGTATGGAGACCCACACCTTCATTATGCCGTgcggagagtgcactatcacattAGAAGACGTCGCTACGCAACTTAGGTTACGAGTTGACGGTGCTGTGGTCACGGAACGAAGCAAAGTGTTGGAACCTTCTGTAGTATGCCACAGACTGCTTGGACGGTCCCCTAGTGATGGGGAACAAAATTTCACATGCTTGACATTGACATGGTTGAGAGCAAATTTTAAGCAGTTATGGAGCACTGCCACTGAGCAGGAGGTGATGTATGCTGCTCGTGCCTATATTATACAGCTGATTGGGGGGGTACTTATGCTGAACAACACGTCTAATAAAGTCCACTTAAAGTACTTGCCTCTATCGGAGGATTTTTCTCGTGCCGGTAGTTACAGCTGGGGATCTGCAGTGTTGGCTGCATTATACCATGAGCTTTGTCGAGCAACAAAACATGAGGTTAGAAATATGGCTGGTTGTCTGGGTCTACTGCAGTCTTGGGCTCTATACAGGATGCCGTTTCTAGCTGCTGTTAGGCACCAACCATATTCGTGGCCACTTATAAAtaggtaa
- the LOC107887538 gene encoding uncharacterized protein, with translation MNNEVFLVYVVFYGEILEGDIGCVFQGRQRVGLRFKKNVKLAEMKRKISAKIAICCGIAMSKLFYKFPISTDLFKFCAMQLLDDDDLGTMMEIWWSTGSENPQPVELFAELADLEPVENVSPISQHREFDFDLNVRWTDQLECGGTSQIPEIPNYSGSSYNNPTIGPRPQIHPKVIISTEANVREMTNTGEDSDQDVEDFSDLDVDEVPDDIDDEGPEEVEDVHGPSFRNPSRGIILRNEPGGDMLNVDPDVAHASEFPEYPDIVPAHRLASNSQLEELFVGQQFENKADCVFAIKQYSMKLSIDYKVAKSTPTLYVGECWRADDGCGWRVRAAFIQRTQQWQIRKLEGRHTCTVARMSQDHRKLDAKSICNCIMPLVKDNPIIPVSTLIADMQARFQYRVSYRKAWWAKQMAMQQLYGD, from the coding sequence atgaataaTGAGGTGTTTTTGGTGTATGTtgttttttatggtgaaattttagAAGGTGATATTGGCTGTGTATTTCAAGGTCGGCAAAGAGTAGGTTTGCGATTCAAAAAAAATGTGAAGCTAGcagaaatgaaaaggaagatcAGTGCGAAAATAGCTATCTGTTGTGGAATAGCGATGTccaaattattttacaagtttccaATCTCTACAGATCTGTTCAAATTTTGTGCGATGCAGCTATTAGATGATGATGACTTGGGCACTATGATGGAAATATGGTGGTCGACTGGGAGTGAGAATCCCCAACCAGTTGaattatttgctgagttagcagACTTAGAGCCTGTTGAGAATGTTAGTCCAATAAGTCAACATCGCGAATTTGACTTTGATCTTAATGTTAGATGGACAGACCAATTAGAATGCGGTGGAACATCACAGATACCTGAAATTCCTAATTATAGTGGAAGTTCATACAACAACCCTACCATCGGTCCCCGTCCACAAATACATCCCAAGGTGATAATAAGCACAGAGGCAAATGTCAGAGAAATGACCAATACTGGTGAAGATTCTGATCAAGATgttgaagattttagtgaccTCGATGTTGATGAGGTTCCGGACGATATCGATGATGAAGGCCCGGAGGAGGTTGAAGATGTTCACGGCCCTTCATTCAGAAATCCGAGTCGTGGCATCATTTTACGAAATGAACCTGGGGGCGACATGTTGAACGTAGATCCAGATGTAGCGCATGCATCCGAGTTCCCTGAGTACCCCGATATAGTACCTGCTCATAGATTGGCATCAAATTCACAGTTGGAGGAGTTGTTCGTTGGCCAACAGTTTGAGAACAAGGCGGATTGTGTATTTGCCATCAAACAATACAGCATGAAGTTGTCGATTGATTACAAGGTTGCCAAATCTACACCGACATTATATGTTGGGGAATGTTGGAGAGCCGACGATGGGTGTGGTTGGCGAGTTCGTGCTGCATTTATACAGAGGACTCAACAGTGGCAAATACGAAAATTAGAAGGGCGTCACACATGTACTGTCGCACGTATGTCTCAAGACCACCGAAAATTGGATGCCAAAAGTATTTGCAACTGTATCATGCCACTAGTGAAAGATAACCCAATCATTCCTGTGTCGACATTGATTGCAGACATGCAAGCTCGATTTCAGTACAGAGTGTCATACAGGAAAGCGTGGTGGGCGAAACAAATGGCCATGCAACAATTGTACGGCGACTAG